Below is a window of Dictyostelium discoideum AX4 chromosome 1 chromosome, whole genome shotgun sequence DNA.
TCgcagatttattttttgaaaaaaaaaaaaaaaaaaaaaaaaaaattgttgtgAGCAAATTTggcaatattaatatttacaatttatgatttatttggatttaaataaaaattcatttttatgtTATTAtgtaaagaattattatttatgtgTGGTTTGAGGTTTATGTACatttatcaataattattattattgttattattattgttaattattgttattattttaatattaattatattaattattaattattatttattgatttgaACAACCACTAGGTACTGGAAAACTTGAAGTATCATCTCTTTTTGGATATCTATCAAGTGTAGCGTAGTGATTTATAGTTTTCTTTCTTCTTTGCATTTCAGTTTCATCTGGATATTCTTTCGTTGGTTCCCATAAACAAATATAAGGATCTATACCACTCGTTGCTATACATGGTTCATTTGGATGACATACAACACTATTTACATGTGAATCGTGGCCTTCTAAAATTCTAACGATTTTTGCAGACTCTTTATCCCAAATAAATAGTTTTGAATCATCTGAACCAGATACTATATATTCGGAATTTGGACCATAAAAATTTACAGATTTAATAGTTTGTTCACTAACATGACCAGAATAAACTTGTTTAAATGTTTTTGGTAAAAATGGTTTGGAATTATTCTTTTCACTATCTTGTTGATCTTCTTCATCcttatcttcattatcatcgccatcatcatcactttcATTTCCATAATAGCTATCATCACtttcgtcatcatcatcttcttcttcttcttcaccattattactatcatctTCGGTTAAATTTTCTTGGTCATTATCGTTATCGTCACTATTATCATCgccgtcatcatcatcatcatcatcatctctTTGTTCAATTAATCTTGCCTCAACTAAaagttgatgataataatcaaaaataagTGATAGATCTTGTTCATCACTATCAAGTTCATCTTCATAATTAGcaacattatcattttcactattattatcattttcaagttcttcttcttcttcttcttcttcttcttcttcttcttcttcttcttcttcttcttctccctcttgttcttcttgttcttcctctttttctattttttcattttcactaTCATTTATTCCATTTTCCTCTTCTTTGTCATCTTTAGTACTCTTAtaatctttttcaatttctttctCCTCTTTATCATCTTCCtgttcttctttttcatttttcattttaaaatttgaatcagAATTATCTGTTTCATCATTTAAGCTGCTAATGGGTGAGGTTGTTGTATTTGGAGgagttgtattattattattattattattattattattattattattattattattattattattattattattactattattattgctactactactactactattgctattactactaccaatactactattactacaaCTACTTAAACTTATATCACTATCTGTTTTTGCTTTTTTCTTATTTCTTctcttctttttatttagtttGCCAATTTTAGTACTTTTGAttggattttcatttttattactatcagTATCGGTTTTATTACTTTCATTTGATCCACTATCATtaatactaccactactactattactagtACGACTTACAATACTTGAACTACTATCTCTTCTTGATCCACTATCATTAATACTACCGCCAACACccccactactactactactactaccactacggTGACTACttctaccaccaccactactaccattactactattaatattacgaCTATGACCACGTGAATGATTtgatcttttctttttcttatttttatttttattttgatttgaataatctttaaaataatctaaagaatattcttttgaataattctttttcaaatcatAAAGATAGATATTATCATTTAGATAGGTAACGACGATTTCATTACCATTCTTACTGAATGCACAACCAGTGGCTTCATCCTCCGATGGGAAAGGTACCTCTATATTACGATATATATTTACAAATGATTCACTTGAATGATTTGGTATCATTCTTTGATCGAATAATCTTACCGTTCCATCCGATGATGCTGTAATGAAACTATATCCATCAAATGGGTGATATTCAACTGAaaatattgttgtttttggtATAGATATTGAATATCTAAAACTTCTTCTTAATGGTAATggatcaaaattaattaataaactattaCCATATTTTATtggattttcatttaaagtggttttatttgtagttgttgttgttgttgttgttgatgttgttattGATGAAGAAGGTGAATCTGTTGTTGAAGTGgattgttgtagttgttgttgaagtggTAATGCCATAGTTCTACctctaccaccaccaattacTTGAGGTAGAATTGCTCTATaaccatcattatttgaaggAGCAGTTTGAATTGGTTGAATTTCCGTATCTTTATATTTTAGTCTAACATCAAAAAGCCTAACTGATCCATCACTAgaagatgataaaaatacTTGTGGTTGAGTTGGACAAACTGATAActttaatacttttttacTATGATGTTTATAAACTGTACATTTTTGATTCTCAATATCATAATATCTAATATCCGCATCATTTCCACCAGATATAACTTttctattatcattatttaaaaaattggttgCAAAAACATTTGTTGAATGTccacttttatttattttttcaaaaaaataagaaaaaaaaaaaagaaaattatatgTTAATATATCTAtacataatatatatattattttaaaattctaatGGTATTACTTACTATAAAGTTGTTAAACATTTCCTTTTACCAACATCCCAAATACGAACagtttcatcatcaccacctgAAACAATCAATGATCCATCATCgttgaaattaattgaattaacaCATTCCTacaaaaaatttgaaaagattttaaaaaataaaaaaaaaataaagttaataattaatttttttatttttttatttttttggcaAAAAATGtgtggttttttatttttttttttattttttatatctcatttaattaaaaatgtttataCAAACATTATGTCCATGAAGTTCAGTTTTCTCTAGAGTTTCAATGgcataatttgattttgaaaattcatcttttaatttattgataCCACTTCGATTTTCTGACAATTCTCTTTCGcataataattgattgaatttatttatcatttttttctggaattctttttttttttttttttttttttattttatttattatttttttttctctttagAGTTACTTTACCCAATGATTCC
It encodes the following:
- a CDS encoding WD40 repeat-containing protein, with the protein product MINKFNQLLCERELSENRSGINKLKDEFSKSNYAIETLEKTELHGHNECVNSINFNDDGSLIVSGGDDETVRIWDVGKRKCLTTLYGHSTNVFATNFLNNDNRKVISGGNDADIRYYDIENQKCTVYKHHSKKVLKLSVCPTQPQVFLSSSSDGSVRLFDVRLKYKDTEIQPIQTAPSNNDGYRAILPQVIGGGRGRTMALPLQQQLQQSTSTTDSPSSSITTSTTTTTTTTNKTTLNENPIKYGNSLLINFDPLPLRRSFRYSISIPKTTIFSVEYHPFDGYSFITASSDGTVRLFDQRMIPNHSSESFVNIYRNIEVPFPSEDEATGCAFSKNGNEIVVTYLNDNIYLYDLKKNYSKEYSLDYFKDYSNQNKNKNKKKKRSNHSRGHSRNINSSNGSSGGGRSSHRSGSSSSSSGGVGGSINDSGSRRDSSSSIVSRTSNSSSGSINDSGSNESNKTDTDSNKNENPIKSTKIGKLNKKKRRNKKKAKTDSDISLSSCSNSSIGSSNSNSSSSSSNNNSNNNNNNNNNNNNNNNNNNNNNNTTPPNTTTSPISSLNDETDNSDSNFKMKNEKEEQEDDKEEKEIEKDYKSTKDDKEEENGINDSENEKIEKEEEQEEQEGEEEEEEEEEEEEEEEEEEELENDNNSENDNVANYEDELDSDEQDLSLIFDYYHQLLVEARLIEQRDDDDDDDDGDDNSDDNDNDQENLTEDDSNNGEEEEEDDDDESDDSYYGNESDDDGDDNEDKDEEDQQDSEKNNSKPFLPKTFKQVYSGHVSEQTIKSVNFYGPNSEYIVSGSDDSKLFIWDKESAKIVRILEGHDSHVNSVVCHPNEPCIATSGIDPYICLWEPTKEYPDETEMQRRKKTINHYATLDRYPKRDDTSSFPVPSGCSNQ